TTCATCATGAACCATGCCCTGGTGACAGTCTGTACAGGCTATGTCTGCCTCAAAATGCTTGTTATTATGTGCTGCCCCCTTACCCTTTATTCCCTGGTGACACTCCAGGCACCTGTTGGTAAAAGCAGCATTATCTGTAGAAATTGTGATCGGAGTTTTATAATTCCCCGTGACATGAAGATATACCTCCTTAATGGCATTGGTCTTGGTTTTTACCAGACCTGCAGTGCCAGGGTCGGAATGGCACTTGATACATTCTACATTTTTATGGCTTGATGACTGCCAGGTTTGGTAGGTAGGATTCATCTCATGGCAGTTGATACAGAATTCCGACTGTGAGGTGTATTTTATCATTCCGGTGGTAAGAAACGCTCCTGCTGCGATAATGGCTATCAGCGGTCCGACCGACAAAACATAACCCTTGTATTTTCTGCTGTATTTTTTTCTGCTGTATTTCATGTGCAACCTCCGGGCATTTTTTTTTAGTGTTCGCCCGGTATTATGCATTTATGCGGTTAATAATTAAACATGAGCGCCAGCTGTGAGAGAAAGTTTTTCCACCAGAAAATCCGCCAACCCCCGGGCATCATCCAGGCCAAAAACAGGCATACCCGGAAAATCAGTATCAGCGGCTATGGCAAGCAGTTCCCCGATTGGGGTGATGAGTCCGGTGTGCACCTCAGACCGGAAAACCTCTATTTTGGGTTTGTCCTCCTTTTTATATCCCTCAGTGATAATCAAATCAACCCCGGAAATCCGGGACACAATTTCGTCCAGAGATAGTTCCCGGCTGCTCTTCTCGACTATACCGACCTTACCCGGGCAGGCCAGGACAACAGTGTCGGCGCCTGCTTCGGCATGCTTCCAGGTGTCTTTGCCGGGGACATCCATATCCACATCCCTGTGGTGATGTTTGACAGTTGCAATCCTGAAGCCCCTTTGCTTAAATTCTCTGATCAGCTTGACCACAAGGGTCGTTTTTCCTGAGTTTGAATATCCGACAACTGAAATCACCGGTATCAAGGCAGTTCCTCCTAAATTAAATTCCTTCCCCATCAACAGAGTTCTTATCGTCAGGTGGAGTTTGGACTCCATCTGACGCTTAGAAATCGTTATCCAGGAGCTTAGCGCCGCTTATCTATCGGATAAATCTTAATTTCCCTAAATAATCGTAATCCTTTCGGGATACGTATAGATGTTCATTCTCTTGTTCCGCACAAAGCCGGCTATAGTTACCCCCAGTTCCTGGGCATGCCTGACCGCCAGTTCTGTAGGAGCAGAACGGGATGCCAGCACAGGAACACCCATTTTGGCTGCCTTGATCAGTATTTCTGATGATATCCTCCCTGTGGTCAGGAGGACCTTGTCACCCATATCAATCCCTTCAAGAAAACACCGCCCAATCAGCTTGTCAACAGAGTTGTGCCTGCCCACATCTTCCCTGAAGTATAATATCTTCCCCTCAGAACAAACCGCAGAACTATGGACACCCCCGGTTGTTTTAAAGAGTTCGGACATTCTCTGGGCTTCTGTCATCAGGTCCAGCAGTTGTCCGGAACCGATTCGGAACTCTGTGTCAATAGGCCTTAA
The nucleotide sequence above comes from Phosphitispora fastidiosa. Encoded proteins:
- the mobB gene encoding molybdopterin-guanine dinucleotide biosynthesis protein B, encoding MIPVISVVGYSNSGKTTLVVKLIREFKQRGFRIATVKHHHRDVDMDVPGKDTWKHAEAGADTVVLACPGKVGIVEKSSRELSLDEIVSRISGVDLIITEGYKKEDKPKIEVFRSEVHTGLITPIGELLAIAADTDFPGMPVFGLDDARGLADFLVEKLSLTAGAHV
- a CDS encoding cytochrome c3 family protein; its protein translation is MKYSRKKYSRKYKGYVLSVGPLIAIIAAGAFLTTGMIKYTSQSEFCINCHEMNPTYQTWQSSSHKNVECIKCHSDPGTAGLVKTKTNAIKEVYLHVTGNYKTPITISTDNAAFTNRCLECHQGIKGKGAAHNNKHFEADIACTDCHQGMVHDEKTNKQTPTREICIKCHGREMGDS
- the fdhD gene encoding formate dehydrogenase accessory sulfurtransferase FdhD, with translation MNNTYKTVRAWRIKEGTREEVADPVTVESPLTLYFNDSEIVTLLCTMEYPDELAVGFLCSEGFLKSRDDIKSVAVDSEAAAVRVTSRKSAMIAEQTFLKRYITTGCGKGTSFYHLSDAVLRPIDTEFRIGSGQLLDLMTEAQRMSELFKTTGGVHSSAVCSEGKILYFREDVGRHNSVDKLIGRCFLEGIDMGDKVLLTTGRISSEILIKAAKMGVPVLASRSAPTELAVRHAQELGVTIAGFVRNKRMNIYTYPERITII